The Vulcanimicrobium alpinum sequence CCGACGGGATCGGCGCGCTCGCCGCCCTCGGCGTCGCGATCCCCGATGATGCTCCCCGCTGTCCCGACGCGACGGTCGTTTCGCCGGGCGGCGCGCGCGCCGTCGGCCGCTGGAACGGCGCCGCGACCGTGATTCCGCGGATCGCGCTCGATGCGGCGATCGTCGACGCGGCGCTCGCCGCCGGCGCGGTGCTGCACGACGGCTGCACGGTCGCCGCACTCGATCCCGACGGCACCGTCGCGACCGCGAAGAGCAGCGCGCGCTTCGATGCGGTCGTGCTTGCCGAGGGCGCGACCGGAGGCCTCGCGACGGCGCTGGGGTTCGGAGCGCTCGAAGAGCGTCAGGTCGCAGTGCGCGGGTACGCCGGCGCGGTGACGGACCTGCAGCCGACGTACAACGTCGTCTACGATCGCGCGCTCGCGCCCGGTTACGGCTGGGTCTTCCCCACCGCGAAGCGCCGCGCGAACGTCGGGATCTGCGTTCCGGAACGGGCCGCGCGTGTCGCCGGAGGTCCGCGCGCGCTGCTCGACGCGTGGCTGGCGTCGGATCCGACCGTGCGCGCTCTGCTCGGAGAGCGCCCGCAGCTCGACGACGTCCGCGGCGGCGTGATCCCGACCGGGCGCGCGCGCCGCGGCGCCGGACGCATCCTTGCGGCGGGAGACGCAGCGGGCGTCGCCGATCCGCTCTCGGCCGAGGGGATCTCCCAAGCGATCGCGACCGGCGTCGCGGCGGCGCGCGCGCTGATCGACGCCGGCGGCGACGCCTTGCGCGCGCAGGCCGGCTACGCGCCGTCGCTGCGCGATCACGATCGCAACGCGCGTGAAGCTCGCCGCCTGCGCGCGCTCTTCCGCTGGACGCTCGATCCGATGATCGCGCTCGCCGCGACGCGGCCCGCGCTCGCCGATCATCTCGTCTCCGCCGGCTTCACGTTGAAAACCGACGGCCATTGGTTTCACGGCGTGCGCGGCGCGCTGCTTCGCCCGGCGCGCCGCGAGCGCGCGCTGCGGTCGCCTTAGCGCGTCGCGCTCAGCGGCCGAACCGCCGCTCGCGGTTCGCGTACGCGTCGATCGCGCGGTGCAGGGACGTCGCGTCGAATTCCGGCCACGGATCGGGCGTCGCCCACAGCTCCGCGTACGCCGACTGATACAGCAGAAAGTTCGAGAGCCGCAGTTCGCCGCCGGTGCGCACGACCAGATCGGGATCGGGCAGGCCCGCCGTCCACAGCCGCGCGGCGATCGCATCTTCGTCGATCTGCTCGGGAGCGATGCGTCCGGCGGCGACGTCGCGCGCGAGGCTGCGGCACGCATCGCGCAGTTCGGTGCGCGCGCCGTAGTCGACGGCGATCGTGAGCAGCAGCGCCGACCCGTGCGCCGTCACGTCTTCGAGGGTGCGGAACGCCTCGACGACCGCGCGCGGAAGCCGATCGCGCCGTCCGATCACGCGCACCTGCACGCCGCGCGCGGCGAGCGCCCCCGCCTTCTCGCGCGCGAAGCGTTCGGCCAAACCGAAGAGCCCCGCAACTTCGCCGCCTTCGCGGCTCCAATTCTCTTCGCTGAACGCGTAGACGGTGAGCATCGCGATTCCGGCGCGCAGCGCGCCGTCGACCGCGCGTTCGAGCGCGCCGATGCCGCGGCGGTGGCCTTCGAGCGCGGGCAGGTTGCGCGCGCGCGCCCAGCGCCGGTTGCCGTCCATGATGATCGCGACGTGTCGCGGTGCGCCGGTGAGCGCGGGTGCGCGTTCGATCATGTCTGCGGTGCCAGCCGTGCCGACGCCGATTCCGCTTCGCGCTGCACGCCCCGCACGACCGCTTCGAGTTCGTCGACGTAGGCGAGGAAACGCGTGCGCCCTTCTTCGGTGATGCGCACGAACGTTGCCGGGCGTCCGCGGCCGCGCACGCGTTCGCTCTCGACGATCCCGACCTCGGCAAGCGCGTGCAGATGACGGTTCAAGTTGCCGTCGGTCAACCCGCACGCATCCTGCAGTTCGGTAAAGCGCATCCCGTCGGGGTTCGCGATCAGACACGCGCAGACGGCGAGGCGTCCGCGCTCGTGAAAGATGCGTTCGAGGCCGGCGAACGCGAACGGCGCGTCGTGCATCTCAGCAGCCCGCACGCGCGTCGCGATCGCGTTCGATCAGCGCGCCGATCGCGAGCTGTCCGCAGCCGAACGTCAGCGGCATCACCCACCACGCGAGCGCGTTCGTGCCGGCGGCGAAAAGCAGGGTCGCACCGGTCGCCGCGAACGCGAGCGCGACGGCGGTGGTCCCGCGCGGCAGCATCGAACGCGAGGAGAGCAGGCCCAGCGCATAACACAGCGCCCACGTCCCCGGCAGCATCCCGAGCTCGTTGTGCGCGAGCAGCGCCGCGGTGAACGCGCCGCCGGCGACGACGGCGGGCGCGATCGCGATCGCGGCGGTGCGAAGTTCGGTGCGCGTGCGCGAGGACCAGTTGTTCGCCAGCCAGACCGCGAGCGCGCCGTAGTTGACCGCCAGCGCGAAGGTGAGGCACGCGATCCAGATCGCGACGTAGCGCGCGCCCTCGGCCGCCGAGGCCGGGTGCGGGACGAAAGCGAGTTGGACGAGCCCGGTCGCGACCGCCGCGACGCCGCTGGCGATCGCGGCCGGACCCGAGAGGCCGCGGAACCGCTGGACGGCCGCGAGGCGGGTGCGGACTTCGTCGAGGTCGGCGATGGCGCGGGTGACGTCCACAGGGGCTCCCATGCGTGGCGAGTGGTCTTGAAAGATACTCTGTGGCGCAAAGAAAACCCTTCGCCGGCCCCGGGCGGAGGTCGCTCGCAGGGGCGCGAACGGACGAGCCCCTTGTGGCGGGTCCTCGGCTTCACGGATGGAGACTCCCGCTGCGCGCGTGGCAGCGCGCAGCGTTTGCGGGCTGGGATGCCGGGCGACCGAGCGATGCGCTGATCGTCGCGACCCCTGGCGCCGGCAAGACGCGGTTCGCGACGCGGGTCGCCCACGCGCTGCTGCGCGACGGCGCCGCCGGCCGCGTGATGGTCGTGGTGCCGCGCGAGCATCTCAAGGCCCAGGTGGCGCGGGCGATGGTCGGCGCCGGGGTCGTCCTCGACCACAAATTCCAGAACGCGCAGCAGCGCCTCGCACGCGACGTTCACGGCGCGGTGGTGACCTACCAGCAAGTCTGCGCGGCGCCGCGACTGTACCGCGACTTGTGCCGCGAGACTGCGCGTGAACACGACGGCGCCGGCGCGGCGATTCTGCTCGACGAGGTGCACCACGCCGGCGACGACGCGACGTGGGGGAAGGCGCTGCGCGACGCGTTCGACCCGGCGACGCACCGTGTCGCGCTCTCCGGGACGCCGTTCCGCTCCGACGGCACCGCGATCCCGTTCGTCCGCTACGATCGTGGGCTCTCGGTCGCCGACTTCGCGTACGATTACGCCGCCGCGCTGCGCGACGGCGTCTGCCGCGCGCTCGTCTTCGCCTTGCACGGCGGAGAGGCCGAGTGGATCGCGCGCGACGGGACCGCGATGTCGGCGACGTTCGAGACCGCGCTGCGCGAGCGTCTGCACCACTCCGAACGCCTGCGCACGATGCTCACGCAGGACGAATGGATCGGCGACGTCCTCACCAGCGCGCACATGCGCCTGCTCTCGGTGCGCGCCGAAGGGCACCGCGACGCGGCCGGACTCGTCGCGGCGATGAGCCAGGATCACGCGCGCGCGATCGCCGCGCTGATGGAGCGGCGCTTGGGCGTGCGCCCCACGATCGTCGTCTCGGATCTCGCCGATGCGTCGGAGCGGATCGCGGCGTTCGCGCGCTCTGCCGATCCGTGGATCGTCGCGGTGCACATGGTCTCCGAAGGCGTCGACATCCCGCGCCTGCGCGTCGGCGTCTACGCATCCAACGTCGTGACCGAACTGTACTTCCGCCAGTTCTGCGGACGGTTCGTGCGCACGGTCGACGGCGTGAACGATCCCGAGGCGTACGTCTTCGTCCCCGACGATCCGCGACTGCGCGAGCTGGCGCGCGGGGATCACGATCGACGTGCGCCACGGGCTGCGCGGACGCGACGCGCGCGACGACGAAACGCTCGCGCTCGACGCGGCGCGCCGCGAAGACGGTGCGAGCGACGCCGGACTGTACGAAGCGATCGCCGCGCGGGCGACCGACGAGCGCGTCGTCGATTTCGGCCCGCTGTTCAACCCCGCCGCGTTCGCGGCGGAGACGTTCGACGGCGCTGCGCCGCAGACCGAACGTCGCGACGACGCGCCCTCCGCGCTCACCAGCGCCGAGCGCAAGGAGTCGATGCGCCGGTCACTGCACGGGCTCGTCACGCGGGTGAGCCAGCGCTTCAACGTCGAGCACCGCAAGGTGCACGCGACGCTCAACCAGCGCGTCGGCGGCAGCGTCGCGACCGCGACCGAACGCGAACTCGATCTGCGCCGGCGCGTCGCCGAGAAGTGGCTCGCGCGCGACCGCTACGACGGCTTGCGCTGAAGCGAACGACCAGGGGGTCGCCGACATTCCTCCCGGGTGCGGGGCGACCGACGTCGAAGCGGCCGGACGTGAACGGCGACGATACGAAGCACAGCGACCCTCTCGACAACCCGGACCTGGTCTCCCACCTCTCCGAGTCGCTGCGCGGCCTGCTGCGCAAGACCGACGACGGCGACGAGGCGGCGCGCAGCGCGGCGCTGCCCGCGGCGGCCGCGATCGTCGATGCATTCGCCGCCGTCGGCCTGCTCGAGTTCGCGTACCTTTCGCCGACGGAGGACGATGACGAAGACGGCCCGATCGCGTGGCTCGAAGCGAGCGAAGCGATCTACGACAAGGAGCGCGACGCGGTCGTGATCGCGGGAAGCGAAGTGCTCGAAGTCTACGACGGGCCGATCACGCTCGAGGATCCGCCGGAGCACGAGACCGACGAGAGCTGAGGCGGCTCAGAGCACCGGGGTCTTGTAGAACAGCGGCGAGACGTGCGCGTCGGGGTCGGCGCGCGCCGCTTCGTCGGCGAGCGCACGGGCGCGCGCCTCGAGCGCGTCGCGCTGCGCGACGATGCGCTTCGCGATCGCCTGCAGTTCCGCCGCTCCGGCGCGGAGCGCATCATATCCGTCGATCCGCTCGCGCGCGTGACGACGCACGAGGTCGTCGATCGTTTTGGGATCGCCGCAGGTGCGGCGCTGCGCGAGGAATTGGCGCTCGAGACGCTGGCGCCACGCGACGAGCGCATCGCGCATCGCGTTGATGCGGCCCCATAAGCGCGGCGCGGGCAGGGTCTCCCACGTCACGTCGGCGGCGGTGACGATCCCGCGCACGTCGAGCAGCAGCCGCATCTCCGCATCGAGCGCGGGATCTTGCAGTCCGGCGATCCGATGGCGGCGCAAAAACGCGTCGAGTGCCGCCAATTCGGTCGCCGCGCGGAGCTGGGCGCGTTCGGCTTCGAACCGCGCGCGCTGCGCGAGCAGACGGCCGTGGAGGCGCGCGAGCGCAGCGCGCCGTTCGGTGAACTCCGCGTTGAGCGCGGCGCGCCGCCACGCATCACGTGCCGCCGCCGCCGCCTGACGCGCGGCGGAACTGCGGCGTTCTCGCACGGTGACGAGGCGCCGCGCATCGGGCCGAAACGCAAGCCCGGCCCACAGATAGAGCGCGGCGACCCCCGGGGCGAGCGCGAACCACGCATGCAGGAAGACGAACATCGCCGCGATCGACAGCACGGCCGCAGCCGCGCCGCCGGCGTACGCCCATCGACGCGTCCGCGACCACAGGTGCAGCGGCACCGCCGGATAGCGCGCGGCGGCGAATGCGGGATCGCGCAGCGGCGGCGGGACGACCGCGGCGATCGTCGTCCATGCGCGCTCGACGTCGGCGTTGGAGATCGTCTTCCAGAAGCTCTCGTCGGCGCGGCGAAGCCGGCGCCGCACGACCGGCGGCGTGAAGTAGTGCAGGCCCCGCCGCTCCAGCGTGCACCACGGACAGCGCGTCGCGTCGACGTGGCGATGGAGCGGGTTGGCGTCGCAGCGCACCGTCGCGCGTTCGAGCGCGGCGAGCGCCGCACGCCACGCCGCCGCGCTGGGACGATCGCAGGGCGCGCCCAGAAACGCGCGCGCGAAATGCGCTTCGATCTCCGGCGTGACCGCGCTCAGGGCGAGGCTGCCGGGCGGCGGGCGCAGACCGCGCCGCCGCGCATCGCCGCCGTAGAAGAACCGGCGCGCCGCGACGTTGGCGCCGATCGCGCCGTTCTCTCCCGTTCCCGGCGGCAGCACGCCCGCGAACGGATGCTTCCCGACGAAGAGCAGTTGGAAGATCATCACCGCCAAGCCGAACAGGTCGTGCTCGGCGGTGCGCTCGACGCGCGAGAGATCGCAGCCCTGCAGTTCCGGCGGCTGATACTCGGGGACGCCGACGTTGCAGCGGAATACCGTCTCGCCGGCGCGGATTTGAAAACTGTCGCAATCGATCAGCTGCGCCGTCGAGTCGCGATGGACGACGACGTTGTTCGAGTTCACGTCACCGATCACGATCCCGCGGTCGTGCATCACCTCGAACGCGCGCGCGAGGTTCGTCGCCGTGTGGATCAGGAACGTCCAGTGCGTGTTCGGGAAGAGGATGCGGCGACGTGCCGGCCCGAGCAGATCGTGCAGCGGATGCCGCGCGGCGATCTTGCGCATCGTGAAGCCGACGGGGCGCGCGCCGTCGAAGAGCAGCGCGCTCGGCCAGGCGGCGACGGTGCGCAGCGCCGGATCGCCGGCGCGCACCATCGCGTCCAGTTTGGCGACTTGTTCGGGCGGGACCGGGCGCGCGTAGACCTTGGCGACGAGGTCGGGCTGCTCGCGCGTGACGTAGACCGCGCCCTCACCGCCCTCGCCGAGTTTCTTGCCGATCGTCAGCGTCGCGCCGGAACCGTCTCGATACCCCATCTCATGTCCCGATCCGGCATCCGATCGCGAGGCACTTGTCGTCGTCGGTGCGAGCGTTGATCGCGTCCGAGCCGAGATAGGCGATCAGCGCGTCGCGCAGCGCCCCGTCGTCGGCCGAGGCGTCGCGGACCGTCTCGACGAGCGGTTCGAAAAAGCGCGGGAAGGCGCTGCGGCTCGCGAACTCGAGCGCCAGCGACTGCAGGCCGTCGGTCAGCGCAACGACGTCGCGCGCCGGCGCGAAGCGCCGCAGGCTCACGTGCTCGCCGGCATCGTCGTCGGTGACGAAGTAGGTGTGATTGGCGTACTCGCCGTTCTCCGGCCAGACCGCGATCTCGAACGGCGCGCCGGGTC is a genomic window containing:
- a CDS encoding DEAD/DEAH box helicase family protein; translated protein: MAGPRLHGWRLPLRAWQRAAFAGWDAGRPSDALIVATPGAGKTRFATRVAHALLRDGAAGRVMVVVPREHLKAQVARAMVGAGVVLDHKFQNAQQRLARDVHGAVVTYQQVCAAPRLYRDLCRETAREHDGAGAAILLDEVHHAGDDATWGKALRDAFDPATHRVALSGTPFRSDGTAIPFVRYDRGLSVADFAYDYAAALRDGVCRALVFALHGGEAEWIARDGTAMSATFETALRERLHHSERLRTMLTQDEWIGDVLTSAHMRLLSVRAEGHRDAAGLVAAMSQDHARAIAALMERRLGVRPTIVVSDLADASERIAAFARSADPWIVAVHMVSEGVDIPRLRVGVYASNVVTELYFRQFCGRFVRTVDGVNDPEAYVFVPDDPRLRELARGDHDRRAPRAARTRRARRRNARARRGAPRRRCERRRTVRSDRRAGDRRARRRFRPAVQPRRVRGGDVRRRCAADRTSRRRALRAHQRRAQGVDAPVTARARHAGEPALQRRAPQGARDAQPARRRQRRDRDRTRTRSAPARRREVARARPLRRLALKRTTRGSPTFLPGAGRPTSKRPDVNGDDTKHSDPLDNPDLVSHLSESLRGLLRKTDDGDEAARSAALPAAAAIVDAFAAVGLLEFAYLSPTEDDDEDGPIAWLEASEAIYDKERDAVVIAGSEVLEVYDGPITLEDPPEHETDES
- a CDS encoding transcriptional regulator, with product MHDAPFAFAGLERIFHERGRLAVCACLIANPDGMRFTELQDACGLTDGNLNRHLHALAEVGIVESERVRGRGRPATFVRITEEGRTRFLAYVDELEAVVRGVQREAESASARLAPQT
- a CDS encoding protein kinase domain-containing protein; the encoded protein is MGYRDGSGATLTIGKKLGEGGEGAVYVTREQPDLVAKVYARPVPPEQVAKLDAMVRAGDPALRTVAAWPSALLFDGARPVGFTMRKIAARHPLHDLLGPARRRILFPNTHWTFLIHTATNLARAFEVMHDRGIVIGDVNSNNVVVHRDSTAQLIDCDSFQIRAGETVFRCNVGVPEYQPPELQGCDLSRVERTAEHDLFGLAVMIFQLLFVGKHPFAGVLPPGTGENGAIGANVAARRFFYGGDARRRGLRPPPGSLALSAVTPEIEAHFARAFLGAPCDRPSAAAWRAALAALERATVRCDANPLHRHVDATRCPWCTLERRGLHYFTPPVVRRRLRRADESFWKTISNADVERAWTTIAAVVPPPLRDPAFAAARYPAVPLHLWSRTRRWAYAGGAAAAVLSIAAMFVFLHAWFALAPGVAALYLWAGLAFRPDARRLVTVRERRSSAARQAAAAARDAWRRAALNAEFTERRAALARLHGRLLAQRARFEAERAQLRAATELAALDAFLRRHRIAGLQDPALDAEMRLLLDVRGIVTAADVTWETLPAPRLWGRINAMRDALVAWRQRLERQFLAQRRTCGDPKTIDDLVRRHARERIDGYDALRAGAAELQAIAKRIVAQRDALEARARALADEAARADPDAHVSPLFYKTPVL
- a CDS encoding FAD-dependent monooxygenase, with the translated sequence MKVAVVGAGPAGAAAAVTFARAGAEVTLFERARWPRPKTCGDGVTPDGIGALAALGVAIPDDAPRCPDATVVSPGGARAVGRWNGAATVIPRIALDAAIVDAALAAGAVLHDGCTVAALDPDGTVATAKSSARFDAVVLAEGATGGLATALGFGALEERQVAVRGYAGAVTDLQPTYNVVYDRALAPGYGWVFPTAKRRANVGICVPERAARVAGGPRALLDAWLASDPTVRALLGERPQLDDVRGGVIPTGRARRGAGRILAAGDAAGVADPLSAEGISQAIATGVAAARALIDAGGDALRAQAGYAPSLRDHDRNAREARRLRALFRWTLDPMIALAATRPALADHLVSAGFTLKTDGHWFHGVRGALLRPARRERALRSP
- the uppS gene encoding polyprenyl diphosphate synthase, producing MIERAPALTGAPRHVAIIMDGNRRWARARNLPALEGHRRGIGALERAVDGALRAGIAMLTVYAFSEENWSREGGEVAGLFGLAERFAREKAGALAARGVQVRVIGRRDRLPRAVVEAFRTLEDVTAHGSALLLTIAVDYGARTELRDACRSLARDVAAGRIAPEQIDEDAIAARLWTAGLPDPDLVVRTGGELRLSNFLLYQSAYAELWATPDPWPEFDATSLHRAIDAYANRERRFGR